In Rhizoctonia solani chromosome 7, complete sequence, one DNA window encodes the following:
- a CDS encoding carbohydrate esterase family 10 protein — MRLTLLAGFAVSLAARTQAAPTGTNTSAPVVSLPYARYQGFHNETSGLDVFLGIRYAQAPVGDLRWRAPKSPIPVKETLQATSQPAKCFQLNILGDSGSTPGVPDPTEDCLFLNVYAPPLNTRKKKLPVLVWIHGGGYFAGYAASYDPTTMIQASNNSFVAVIIQYRLGMFGFLPGSEIKKNGTLNAGLLDMEFALKWTRKNIHLFGGNPDDVTIWGESAGAGGVMMQVVANGGKTAPPLFKRAIASSTYVPPNYRYDDPQAELQYASLVSNTGCANATNTLACLRSLDYATLAAGATQLPRPVVDGSFLTQRPQLSLAKKQVNGEKLISLHNVDEGRIFVSQDANSTVQSWMQQQFPDLTQQNRTVIENAYQVFASSGASEADNVYTLQTWIFGEAQFVCPSFWLVDAFSKNGYQGLFAVPPSLHSLDLNVYFPGSSSIQPAQPFSQSFFDSFVGALLSFILTGTPNSNPINKSINPNWPLYDSKNPKGMKFNVTASGDANAQFEAIDSALRQRCSIWRSLAPYTPQ; from the exons ATGAGGCTTACTCTCCTTGCGGGTTTTGCGGTTTCGTTGGCTGCTCGGACACAGGCTGCGCCAACTGGCACCAATACCAGTGCACCTGTCGTATCGCTCCCGTATGCCCGATACCAGGGCTTCCACAACGAGACATCTGGCTTGGACGTATTCTTGGGCATAAGATACGCACAAGCTCCAGTAG GCGATTTACGCTGGAGAGCCCCCAAATCTCCCATTCCCGTTAAAGAAACGCTACAGGCCACATCACAGCCTGCAAAATGCTTCCAG CTCAATATATTGGGTGACTCGGGTAGCACACCAGGCGTTCCTGACCCGACCGAGGATTGTTTATTCTTGAA TGTCTACGCACCACCGTTGAATACTCGCAAGAAGAAGCTCCCAGTTCTTGTGTGGATCCATGGTGGAGGCTACTTTGCGGGCTACGCCGCCAGCTACGACCCCACAACTATGATCCAAGCTTCGAATAATTCGTTTGTGGCTGTGATCATCCAATACCGTCTGGGAATGTTTG GCTTCCTCCCCGGATCCGAGATCAAGAAAAATGGAACGCTGAATGCTGGCCTTT TGGATATGGAATTCGCGCTGAAATGGACTCGGAAAAAT ATCCATTTGTTTGGTGGGAACCCAGATGACGTAACCATTTGGGGAGAATCTGCTGGAGCGGGAGGGGTCATGATGCAGGTCGTCGCGAATGGTGGCAAAACTGCGCCACCGTTGTTCAAACGTGCAATTGCAAGTTCGACGTATGTTCCACCTAATTATCGGTATGACGATCCTCAAGCGGAG CTCCAATACGCCAGCTTGGTCAGCAATACTGG CTGTGCAAATGCTACCAATACTCTGGCTTGCCTCCGAAGCTTAGACTATGCCACACTGGCTGCTGGAGCCACTCAACTACCTAGACCTGTTGTCGATGGATCTTTCCTTACTCAACGTCCCCAGCTGTCGTTGGCAAAGAAACAAGTAAACGGG GAAAAGTTGATTAGCTT GCACAATGTAGATGAAGGCCGCATATTTGTTTCTCAAGACGCAAATAGCACAGTTCAGTCCTGGATGCAGCAACAATTCCCGGATCTGACCCAACAAAACCGCACTGTCATTGAAAATGCGTATCAAGTATTTGCAAGTAGTGGTGCTTCCGAGGCAGACAACGTATACACACTGCAGACTTGGATTTTTGGAGAGGCACAATTCGTTTGTCCAAGCTTCTGGTTGGTTGATGCGTTTTCAAAGAACGGTTACCAG GGGCTGTTTGCTGTACCGCCCTCTCTGCATAGTTTGGACCTGAATGTTTACTTCCCAGG GTCATcttccatccagccagcaCAGCCCTTCTCGCAGAGCTTCTTCGATAGTTTTGTGGGCGCACTGTTATCCTTCATTCTAACAGGCACGCCAAATAGTAATCCTATTAACAAGAGTATCAATCCCAATTGGCCCTTGTACGACTCAAAGAACCCTAAGGGCATGAAGTTTAACGTTACTGCATCCGGAGATGCCAACGCCCAGTTCGAGGCTATTGATTCAGCACTTCGCCAACGTTGCAG TATCTGGCGCTCACTGGCCCCTTACACACCCCAATAA